The Oscillospiraceae bacterium genome contains a region encoding:
- a CDS encoding LytTR family DNA-binding domain-containing protein — MQRSMKIITCEDNRQEQQIYTEYLHALGEKHSVRIELTVYNSANVLLSEAQKADISADLIYMDINMPGITGAEAAIKLRELGYQNDIVFLTASKEHFRGAFDVQALHYIVKGETSMAEFEKIFLRALLAKGERNQKYVVYCGGGETRNIPLDSIQYYETRRGIVTVHYDKDKSFEFPQENLQEIENDLEGYGFFRNYRSCLVALSAIESIVYNEITLHNGKKLPLSRHKYAELKALIRPGKGKTVK; from the coding sequence ATGCAAAGGAGCATGAAAATTATTACTTGTGAAGATAATAGGCAAGAACAGCAGATATATACAGAGTATTTGCACGCTCTCGGGGAGAAGCATAGCGTTAGGATTGAGTTGACTGTTTACAATTCGGCAAATGTTCTACTTTCAGAAGCACAAAAGGCTGATATTTCGGCAGACTTAATTTATATGGACATCAATATGCCCGGCATTACCGGAGCTGAAGCGGCAATAAAGTTGCGCGAATTGGGGTATCAGAATGACATCGTGTTTCTGACCGCGTCTAAAGAGCATTTCCGTGGTGCGTTTGATGTGCAGGCCTTGCATTATATCGTCAAGGGTGAAACCAGCATGGCGGAATTTGAAAAGATTTTTTTACGCGCTCTTCTCGCAAAAGGCGAAAGGAATCAAAAATATGTTGTCTACTGTGGTGGTGGAGAAACGCGGAATATACCGCTTGATAGCATTCAGTATTATGAAACACGTCGCGGCATTGTCACGGTGCATTACGATAAGGATAAGAGCTTTGAATTTCCGCAGGAGAACTTGCAGGAAATTGAAAATGATTTAGAGGGATACGGCTTTTTTAGGAATTATCGGTCATGTCTTGTCGCCCTATCGGCAATTGAGAGTATTGTCTATAATGAAATCACTTTGCATAACGGAAAAAAACTTCCACTGAGCCGCCATAAATACGCTGAGCTGAAAGCACTTATCAGACCCGGTAAGGGCAAAACGGTGAAGTAA